In Massilia sp. METH4, the genomic window TCGGGCCTTCCAGCACGGTCGCGTTGGCCGCGGCGGCGCGGTCGACCGCGTCGTCGAAGTCGTCGGTCCAGAACCACAGCAGCACGCCGTTGCCATAGGGCCGGCATTGCGGGTCGCCGATGTGCGCATGATGGTGCGCATCCCAGCGATGCAATTGCAGGATCATGCGGCCGTCGAACGTCAGCTGTTCATACTCGCT contains:
- a CDS encoding VOC family protein yields the protein MQAQPLIAVSDVEAASRWYQSILGCKSAHGGSEYEQLTFDGRMILQLHRWDAHHHAHIGDPQCRPYGNGVLLWFWTDDFDDAVDRAAAANATVLEGPKENRNAQHREIWLRDLDGYVVVIAGPYGDVGM